A genomic window from Glaciihabitans sp. INWT7 includes:
- a CDS encoding dienelactone hydrolase family protein, translating into MSQIILFHHAQGLTAGMVDFAELLRDAGHTVHLPDLYDGLTFATLDEGIAHAKEMGFDHIAERGIAAATALDPDLVYAGFSLGVIPAQQLAQTRVGARGALFFSACLPAEEFGDGWPSGVRVQVHGSQSDPEFADSGDEDAARALVAEAQDGELFLYPGSGHLFADSSLPEYDQSSTELLLSRVVNFLDR; encoded by the coding sequence ATGAGTCAGATCATCCTGTTTCATCACGCGCAGGGCCTGACTGCTGGGATGGTCGATTTCGCGGAGCTGCTTCGGGATGCGGGACACACAGTGCACCTCCCCGACCTGTACGACGGCCTCACCTTCGCGACGCTCGACGAGGGGATCGCGCACGCGAAGGAGATGGGATTCGATCACATCGCCGAGCGGGGAATCGCCGCGGCAACAGCTCTCGATCCCGATCTCGTCTACGCGGGATTCTCGCTTGGCGTCATTCCGGCCCAGCAGCTCGCGCAGACCCGGGTCGGAGCGAGGGGCGCACTGTTCTTCAGTGCCTGCCTTCCGGCCGAGGAATTCGGCGACGGATGGCCCTCGGGCGTGCGCGTACAGGTGCACGGGTCCCAATCCGATCCCGAATTCGCGGACTCTGGTGACGAGGATGCCGCGCGTGCGCTGGTTGCCGAAGCACAAGACGGCGAGCTGTTCCTCTACCCCGGATCCGGACACCTGTTCGCCGATTCGTCACTGCCGGAATACGACCAGTCATCGACGGAACTACTGCTGAGCAGGGTCGTGAACTTCCTAGATCGATGA
- a CDS encoding transglycosylase domain-containing protein, whose protein sequence is MTGAQSARSAVLGWLGMVGFSVLAGVLVAALALPAVLVPSRASAAAISVFENLPDYITIGRLSQQNEIFANRAGKPVMIATVFDQDRQIVAWDSVSKLVKDALVAGEDQRFYQHGGVDLKSIVRAAAGNVADNAITSGSSTIDMQLVKNILVQRAVKIEDPAARAEAYKAAITDTLSRKLREIKLAVGLDKAYSKQDILLGYLNIVGFGGNTYGVEAAAQKYFSTSAKDVTLAQAASLIAIVQQPSLQNLGDPSMYAANKVRRDQILADMLTQGYVDEAAYHAALATPIADEVHLSSQHSGCLYANDAKFACDYVTRLVPTLTALGADATEREANWARGGYQIYTSVDLDQQDVATAALRQKAPASTTRFALGASAVSVQPGTGRILVMSQNKAFDNSAQGGGSSTTAVNFNTDRAYGGSSGFPTGSTYKIFTLTDWLQNGHGLREYVNGSVRTFQQSSFSASCSKPFVGTYRPQNSSRYEGGYMSVLRATEDSVNVAFMTMAQQLDLCDIRDDATAMGVHRADGNPLVVKPSSVLGVNEIAPLTMAGAVATIGAGGTFCTPVIVDTIIDPAGKTLVGQGHACSEAMSPKVANTVAYALSTVMTGGTGTSGNPRDGVPLVGKTGTTDTADQNWLIGTTTKVALAVWVGNISGHQDLRRVTVAGTNGYNTKFNIFRTTIASLNANPEYRGGDFPAPDPGLLVGQGVPVPASTGNTLSVAAATLSSRGLRFVDGGTVVSGLPAGQVARSAPAAGSVVSKGSAVTLYTSDGSLAITMPDEVGKQRSAAVDDLVHRGFSRGQIEFAWKASASGHCQIDASSPRPGAATSVDSAVTLTVLSGDPQSGTGPPATACP, encoded by the coding sequence ATGACCGGGGCGCAGTCCGCCCGGAGTGCCGTTCTCGGCTGGCTCGGGATGGTCGGATTCAGCGTTCTCGCCGGCGTGCTCGTAGCCGCTCTCGCCCTTCCGGCGGTGCTGGTTCCGAGCCGAGCCTCGGCCGCGGCGATCTCCGTGTTCGAGAATCTGCCGGACTACATCACCATCGGCCGCCTCTCCCAACAGAACGAGATCTTCGCAAACCGGGCCGGGAAGCCGGTCATGATCGCCACGGTCTTCGACCAGGATCGCCAGATCGTCGCCTGGGACAGTGTGTCGAAGCTCGTGAAGGACGCCCTGGTCGCGGGCGAGGACCAGCGCTTCTACCAGCACGGCGGGGTTGACCTCAAGTCGATCGTCCGGGCCGCCGCCGGCAACGTCGCCGACAATGCGATCACCAGCGGCAGCTCGACCATCGATATGCAACTGGTGAAGAACATCCTCGTGCAGCGCGCCGTGAAGATCGAGGATCCGGCGGCTCGAGCAGAGGCCTACAAGGCCGCGATCACCGACACGCTCTCCCGCAAGCTGCGCGAGATCAAACTGGCCGTGGGACTCGACAAGGCGTACTCGAAGCAGGACATCCTGCTCGGCTATCTCAACATCGTCGGGTTCGGCGGCAATACCTACGGCGTCGAGGCTGCGGCGCAAAAGTATTTCAGCACGAGCGCCAAAGACGTGACACTCGCACAGGCCGCCAGCCTCATCGCCATCGTGCAGCAGCCATCCCTGCAGAACCTCGGCGATCCCTCGATGTACGCCGCAAACAAAGTCCGTCGCGATCAGATTCTCGCGGACATGCTCACGCAGGGGTACGTCGACGAGGCCGCATACCACGCCGCCCTCGCGACCCCGATCGCCGACGAGGTGCACCTGAGCTCGCAGCACAGTGGCTGCCTCTACGCCAACGATGCGAAATTCGCGTGCGATTACGTCACGCGGTTGGTGCCGACGCTCACCGCGCTCGGCGCCGATGCCACCGAACGGGAGGCGAACTGGGCCCGCGGCGGCTACCAGATCTACACCAGCGTCGACCTCGATCAGCAGGACGTCGCGACGGCGGCACTCCGGCAGAAGGCTCCGGCCTCCACCACCCGATTCGCGCTCGGGGCGTCGGCAGTGTCCGTGCAACCGGGTACCGGACGCATCCTGGTGATGTCGCAGAACAAGGCCTTCGACAACTCCGCCCAGGGAGGGGGGTCCTCGACGACCGCGGTGAACTTCAACACCGACAGGGCCTACGGGGGGTCATCCGGATTCCCCACCGGTTCGACCTACAAGATCTTCACCCTCACCGACTGGCTGCAGAACGGCCACGGACTGAGGGAATACGTGAACGGGAGCGTGCGCACCTTCCAGCAGAGCTCATTCTCAGCCTCGTGCTCGAAGCCGTTCGTTGGCACCTACCGCCCGCAGAACTCCTCGCGTTACGAGGGCGGGTACATGTCGGTGCTGCGGGCAACGGAGGACTCGGTGAACGTGGCCTTCATGACGATGGCCCAGCAACTCGACCTCTGTGACATCCGGGATGATGCGACGGCAATGGGCGTGCATCGCGCCGACGGCAATCCGTTGGTGGTGAAGCCCTCCTCGGTGCTCGGCGTCAACGAGATAGCTCCGCTCACGATGGCTGGGGCGGTCGCCACGATCGGCGCGGGCGGAACCTTCTGCACGCCGGTGATCGTCGACACGATCATCGACCCCGCCGGCAAGACACTCGTGGGCCAGGGCCATGCCTGCAGCGAGGCGATGTCGCCCAAGGTCGCGAACACCGTCGCCTATGCCCTCAGCACCGTGATGACTGGAGGCACCGGAACCAGCGGCAACCCCCGCGACGGTGTTCCACTGGTCGGGAAGACGGGCACCACCGACACGGCAGACCAGAACTGGCTGATCGGTACGACGACGAAGGTCGCCCTTGCGGTGTGGGTGGGAAACATCTCGGGACATCAGGACCTGAGGCGCGTCACCGTGGCGGGTACTAACGGCTACAACACGAAATTCAACATCTTCCGGACCACGATCGCGTCGCTCAATGCCAACCCCGAGTATCGCGGTGGCGACTTCCCCGCTCCCGACCCGGGGCTCCTCGTTGGCCAGGGGGTTCCGGTGCCCGCCAGCACGGGGAACACCCTGAGCGTCGCCGCAGCCACGTTGTCCAGCAGAGGCCTGAGATTCGTCGACGGAGGAACCGTCGTGTCCGGCCTCCCCGCCGGCCAGGTCGCCCGATCCGCTCCCGCGGCCGGCTCTGTCGTCAGCAAGGGCAGCGCGGTGACCCTGTACACCAGCGACGGCTCCCTGGCCATCACCATGCCGGACGAGGTGGGCAAGCAACGGTCGGCCGCGGTCGACGACCTGGTTCATCGCGGGTTCTCCCGCGGACAGATCGAATTCGCCTGGAAGGCCAGCGCGAGTGGCCACTGCCAGATAGACGCGAGCTCCCCGCGACCCGGGGCGGCGACCAGCGTGGATTCGGCCGTGACCCTCACCGTCCTGAGCGGCGATCCCCAGTCGGGCACCGGCCCACCGGCCACCGCCTGCCCCTGA
- a CDS encoding transcriptional regulator: protein MATSPEVRDFELDDELELSTVAQVKAVGDPLRTMILGLLHERAATVSELAIAVGRPKGTVAHHVKVLTDAGLLRVVRTRSVRAIDERFSGRSARMFSVGLGRRATDGSALPVDFNDFEVAAVESAASFEAGRLRAFIRHARIPSDQASMCRERMLDAVREFERLPRSGDRLYGITVGLYPMLGHPVIPAPEEGGGEVPASP from the coding sequence ATGGCCACCAGCCCCGAAGTTCGAGACTTCGAGCTCGACGACGAGCTCGAACTGTCGACGGTCGCGCAGGTCAAGGCAGTGGGTGATCCACTTCGCACGATGATCCTTGGTCTGCTTCACGAGCGGGCGGCGACCGTGTCGGAGCTCGCCATCGCGGTCGGTCGGCCGAAGGGCACGGTGGCGCACCACGTGAAGGTGCTGACGGATGCGGGACTGCTGCGCGTCGTGCGCACCCGAAGTGTGCGGGCGATCGACGAGCGTTTCTCCGGTCGAAGTGCACGCATGTTCTCCGTGGGGCTCGGCCGACGCGCGACCGATGGGTCCGCGCTCCCTGTCGACTTCAACGACTTCGAGGTCGCTGCCGTCGAGTCTGCTGCCTCATTCGAAGCCGGCCGGCTGCGTGCCTTCATCAGGCACGCCCGCATTCCCAGTGATCAGGCATCGATGTGCCGGGAGCGGATGCTCGACGCCGTTCGCGAGTTCGAGCGGCTTCCGCGATCGGGCGACAGGCTCTACGGCATCACCGTCGGCCTCTACCCTATGCTCGGTCACCCCGTGATTCCCGCCCCGGAAGAGGGTGGCGGGGAGGTCCCGGCATCGCCGTGA
- a CDS encoding nuclear transport factor 2 family protein produces MNSNQEESNGETRLAYILGVPLAEDVVRQWPQMGEIVRTRRLIGSVEGNFPELTLEVGRRLHLTDVVVVEWTCNYGDGRLYRNVTIGELEGGKAVRVTDYWGEPTDTPQWRESVTDRLDMPGDGIWKDDEHLNHH; encoded by the coding sequence ATGAACTCGAATCAAGAAGAATCGAACGGCGAGACTCGCCTGGCCTACATCCTGGGCGTGCCTCTAGCCGAGGACGTTGTGCGGCAGTGGCCCCAGATGGGCGAGATCGTGCGAACACGCCGGCTGATCGGCAGCGTCGAGGGCAACTTCCCCGAATTGACCCTCGAAGTCGGCCGACGCCTCCACCTGACGGATGTGGTGGTGGTCGAGTGGACGTGCAATTACGGCGACGGTCGTCTCTATCGCAACGTGACCATCGGGGAACTCGAGGGAGGGAAGGCGGTGCGGGTCACCGACTACTGGGGTGAACCCACCGATACCCCGCAGTGGCGCGAGTCGGTGACCGACCGGCTCGACATGCCTGGCGACGGGATCTGGAAGGACGACGAACACCTCAATCATCACTAG
- a CDS encoding glycine betaine ABC transporter substrate-binding protein: MKKRLFAAIAVAAVTLVGVTACASSADSGSSSGPSNGDKADLSIGVFNGWPEGEAASYLWKTILEKKGYSVELKNADAGPVFAGVSTGAYDLALDGWLPTTHAAYMKKYGDKITDLGAWNSDAKLTVAVNKDAPIDSLDQLAANAGKFDNRIVGIEPGAGLTAAMTDKVIPGYGLEKMKFITSSTPAMLSELKSATSKDENIAVTLWRPQWAYDAFPIKDLKDPKGTLGTAESIHSLGSTSFTADYPKLAGWIKDFKLPSKLLFSLENDMYNVDGSVDDYTPIVEKWIAKNQDYVDGLTK, encoded by the coding sequence ATGAAGAAGCGTCTCTTTGCGGCAATCGCCGTCGCCGCCGTCACTCTGGTCGGCGTCACCGCCTGCGCCTCCAGCGCCGACAGCGGATCCTCGTCCGGCCCATCCAACGGCGACAAGGCCGACCTCAGCATCGGCGTCTTCAACGGCTGGCCAGAGGGCGAAGCCGCGTCATACCTCTGGAAGACCATCCTGGAGAAGAAGGGCTACTCGGTCGAACTCAAGAACGCCGACGCCGGACCGGTATTCGCCGGAGTGAGCACGGGTGCCTACGACCTCGCGCTGGACGGCTGGCTGCCGACCACTCACGCGGCCTACATGAAGAAGTACGGCGACAAGATCACCGACCTCGGTGCCTGGAATTCCGACGCGAAGCTCACCGTCGCGGTGAATAAAGATGCGCCGATCGACTCCCTCGACCAGCTCGCTGCGAACGCCGGCAAGTTCGACAACCGGATCGTCGGAATCGAGCCGGGCGCCGGCCTCACCGCCGCGATGACCGACAAGGTCATCCCGGGCTACGGGCTCGAGAAGATGAAGTTCATCACCTCCTCCACTCCCGCGATGCTCTCCGAGCTCAAGTCCGCGACGAGCAAGGACGAGAACATCGCCGTCACTCTGTGGCGTCCGCAGTGGGCGTACGACGCCTTCCCGATCAAGGACCTCAAGGACCCGAAGGGCACCCTGGGCACCGCGGAGTCCATCCATTCCCTCGGCAGCACCTCGTTCACCGCTGACTACCCGAAGCTCGCCGGCTGGATCAAGGACTTCAAGCTCCCGTCCAAACTGCTGTTCTCGCTCGAGAACGACATGTACAACGTCGACGGGTCCGTCGACGACTACACGCCGATCGTCGAGAAGTGGATCGCCAAGAACCAGGACTACGTAGACGGTCTCACGAAGTAA
- a CDS encoding proline/glycine betaine ABC transporter permease, which produces MNGFRIPVGDWVTTIVDFITLHLGGFFDVISTVFGGLYDAVDFALSAPPFWVILLVIVGISVFAKGWRFGIAVAVGLGLIAGLNQWGNAMDTLALTLVAAFVAVVISVPIGIWAARSDTVSAVLKPILDFLQTMPVFVYLIPAIILFGIGAVPGIVASIAFAMAPGVRFTELGIRGVDKEVIEAGHAFGSSPGRILLQIQLPLARPTIMAGINQVIMLSLSMVVIASMVGADGLGKDIIQALSRIDVGLGAEAGLSVVILAIILDRLTASLGGSRPGLRRLFFPNRAPKNSIVDESIEHTPRSPEATPAVPSAA; this is translated from the coding sequence GTGAACGGCTTCCGTATCCCCGTCGGCGATTGGGTCACCACCATCGTCGACTTCATCACCCTGCATCTCGGCGGGTTCTTCGACGTCATCTCGACGGTCTTCGGCGGCCTCTATGACGCCGTCGACTTCGCCCTGTCCGCCCCGCCATTCTGGGTGATCCTGCTCGTCATCGTCGGCATCTCTGTTTTCGCCAAAGGCTGGCGCTTCGGCATCGCCGTGGCAGTCGGGCTCGGCCTGATCGCCGGGCTGAACCAGTGGGGAAACGCGATGGACACCCTGGCGCTCACCCTCGTGGCGGCCTTCGTCGCCGTGGTCATCAGCGTTCCGATCGGCATCTGGGCGGCTCGATCCGATACCGTCTCAGCGGTGCTCAAGCCGATCCTCGACTTCTTGCAGACCATGCCCGTATTCGTCTACCTCATTCCCGCCATCATCCTGTTCGGAATCGGGGCGGTGCCCGGGATCGTCGCGTCCATCGCTTTCGCCATGGCCCCGGGGGTGCGGTTCACCGAGCTCGGCATCCGTGGAGTCGACAAGGAAGTGATCGAAGCCGGTCACGCTTTCGGTTCTTCGCCCGGTCGCATCCTGCTCCAGATCCAGCTGCCTCTGGCTCGGCCCACGATCATGGCCGGTATCAATCAGGTCATCATGCTCTCCCTCTCCATGGTCGTCATCGCGAGCATGGTCGGGGCGGATGGGCTCGGCAAGGACATCATCCAGGCTCTCAGCCGCATCGACGTGGGCCTCGGTGCGGAAGCCGGACTGTCCGTGGTGATCCTCGCCATCATCCTCGACCGCTTGACCGCCTCCCTCGGCGGGTCGCGGCCGGGTCTGCGGCGCCTGTTCTTCCCGAACCGGGCTCCCAAGAATTCGATCGTCGACGAGTCGATCGAACACACGCCACGCTCGCCAGAGGCCACCCCGGCCGTTCCGAGCGCGGCATAA
- a CDS encoding glycine betaine/L-proline ABC transporter ATP-binding protein produces MSDSTAVKVRGLYKVFGRRPREGVKRLEGGATRDSLGDGTTAAVIDSSFDVKRGEIFVVMGLSGSGKSTLIRMLNGLVEPTAGSVTINDVDITGASPVQVRDVRRRSISMVFQHFALLPHRTVLDNAAYALEVQGVPLAERRERALTVVKRVGLEGWENKLPGQLSGGMQQRVGLARALAADTEILLMDEAFSALDPLIRREMQEQLVELQAEFGKTIIFITHDLNEAMFLGDRIAVMRDGRIVQVGTPEDILTDPANDYVAQFVKDVDRARVLTAASVMEPVRALISSTAGPRAALRVMRDLQTSTVFVVGEGRRFLGVVRDRDVMRLVKSSETDLVPVVRKVSSVSGETALSELFEAAVESSLAVAVVDARHRLLGVIPRVTLLGALGNIPTSTGEIHVVEPPSTIPVDVITETLLATAQRPNGVFESVEGESK; encoded by the coding sequence ATGTCAGATTCCACCGCAGTAAAAGTGAGAGGCCTCTACAAGGTCTTCGGCCGCAGACCCCGCGAGGGCGTCAAGCGCCTCGAGGGTGGAGCGACCCGCGATTCACTCGGCGACGGCACCACGGCCGCCGTCATCGACTCCTCGTTCGACGTGAAGCGCGGCGAGATCTTCGTGGTGATGGGCCTCTCCGGATCCGGCAAGTCCACGCTCATCCGCATGCTCAATGGGCTCGTCGAGCCGACGGCCGGATCGGTGACCATCAACGACGTCGACATCACGGGCGCGTCACCCGTTCAGGTGCGGGATGTGCGCCGTCGAAGCATCTCGATGGTCTTCCAGCACTTCGCCCTCCTGCCGCACCGCACGGTGCTCGACAATGCCGCGTACGCCCTCGAAGTGCAGGGGGTCCCCCTGGCCGAGCGCCGCGAACGCGCCCTCACCGTCGTGAAGCGCGTGGGCCTCGAGGGCTGGGAGAACAAGCTCCCCGGGCAGTTGTCCGGCGGAATGCAGCAACGCGTCGGACTAGCGAGGGCGCTCGCCGCAGACACGGAGATCCTGCTGATGGACGAGGCATTCTCGGCACTCGACCCGCTCATCCGTCGTGAGATGCAGGAGCAGCTCGTCGAGCTGCAGGCCGAGTTCGGCAAGACCATCATCTTCATCACCCACGACCTCAACGAGGCGATGTTCCTCGGCGACCGTATCGCGGTCATGCGCGACGGCCGAATAGTGCAGGTCGGAACCCCAGAAGACATCCTCACCGACCCGGCAAACGACTATGTCGCCCAGTTCGTGAAGGATGTCGACCGCGCTCGCGTTCTCACCGCCGCGAGCGTCATGGAGCCCGTGCGTGCTCTCATCTCCTCGACCGCCGGGCCGCGAGCCGCCCTCCGGGTCATGAGGGACCTTCAGACCTCCACGGTCTTCGTCGTGGGCGAAGGACGCCGGTTCCTCGGGGTCGTGCGTGACCGCGACGTGATGCGGCTGGTGAAGAGTTCGGAGACGGACCTGGTGCCCGTCGTGCGCAAGGTCAGTTCGGTCAGCGGGGAGACCGCGTTGTCCGAGTTGTTCGAGGCTGCCGTCGAGAGCTCCCTCGCCGTCGCCGTCGTCGATGCGCGGCACCGACTCCTCGGTGTCATCCCGCGAGTGACTCTGCTCGGTGCGCTCGGCAACATCCCCACCTCTACCGGCGAGATCCACGTGGTCGAGCCTCCTTCCACCATCCCCGTCGATGTCATCACCGAGACCTTGCTCGCGACCGCCCAGCGTCCCAACGGAGTGTTCGAGTCCGTAGAAGGAGAATCCAAGTGA
- the nhaA gene encoding Na+/H+ antiporter NhaA: MSIIRSERVAAVLLLVAAALGLLLANTPAGPSLMALQDLHLAIPGTPLDLSVGHWISDGLLAVFFFVVAVELKNELMVGQLNSVSRAVRPAIAALGGVVVPAAIYLAFTAGSKYQGGWPIPTATDIAFALGVLAVFGRGIPSRLRIFILALAILDDIVAILIIAVFFTSDPDLVLIGIAAVGVVLFGVLSRFLGSRWRILVIAGMIAVALVTWSLVYLSGIHATIAGVALGLAMARKPGMHVRHALEPVSNGVVLPLFAFSAALVAIPQVAISQLPAPFWGILVALPVGKIVGISLGGWLSSLIGARGSRPQLTFQGLVTAGALGGVGFTVSLLMNELAFARNPEVADAGTLAVLLGSMVSIVIAAILVSRLAAYYRRLRELRQYAIEKRES; encoded by the coding sequence ATGAGCATCATCCGTTCCGAGCGCGTCGCTGCCGTTCTCCTGCTTGTCGCTGCGGCGCTTGGCCTTCTGCTCGCCAACACCCCCGCCGGCCCATCGCTGATGGCGCTGCAAGATCTGCACCTGGCCATCCCGGGTACACCGCTCGACCTGTCGGTGGGGCACTGGATCAGTGATGGGCTTCTCGCCGTCTTCTTCTTCGTGGTCGCCGTCGAGTTGAAGAACGAACTGATGGTTGGCCAGCTCAATTCGGTCTCGAGGGCCGTCCGTCCCGCGATCGCGGCGCTCGGCGGTGTCGTCGTGCCGGCCGCGATCTACCTCGCGTTCACGGCGGGCAGCAAGTACCAGGGCGGATGGCCGATCCCGACCGCCACGGACATCGCCTTCGCGCTCGGCGTGCTCGCGGTCTTCGGCCGGGGAATTCCGTCCCGGCTGCGCATCTTCATCCTCGCCCTCGCGATCCTGGACGACATCGTCGCGATCCTGATCATCGCGGTGTTCTTCACCTCCGACCCCGATCTCGTGCTCATCGGCATCGCGGCGGTCGGCGTCGTACTCTTCGGTGTGCTCAGCCGCTTTCTCGGTTCACGATGGCGGATACTCGTGATCGCGGGCATGATCGCGGTCGCGCTGGTCACCTGGTCGCTTGTCTACCTTTCGGGTATCCACGCGACGATCGCCGGAGTGGCGCTGGGCCTGGCGATGGCCCGCAAGCCCGGGATGCACGTGCGGCATGCTCTCGAACCGGTGAGCAATGGTGTGGTGCTCCCTCTGTTCGCGTTCTCCGCGGCCCTCGTCGCCATTCCCCAGGTGGCGATTTCGCAGCTTCCCGCTCCCTTCTGGGGCATCCTCGTCGCCCTGCCCGTCGGCAAGATCGTCGGTATCAGTCTCGGTGGATGGCTGTCGTCGCTCATCGGCGCGCGCGGGTCGCGACCGCAGCTGACCTTCCAGGGGCTCGTGACGGCCGGAGCTCTCGGCGGGGTCGGCTTCACGGTCTCGCTCTTGATGAATGAACTGGCTTTCGCCCGCAATCCGGAGGTCGCCGATGCGGGGACCCTCGCGGTGCTGCTCGGATCCATGGTCTCCATCGTCATCGCGGCGATTCTCGTCTCGCGACTGGCGGCGTACTACCGTCGGCTGCGCGAGCTGAGGCAATACGCGATCGAGAAGCGCGAGAGTTGA
- a CDS encoding MarR family winged helix-turn-helix transcriptional regulator → MNQTPRLRAQTTEAILTSSRALLGVVARSVSPALEFVTLPQFRVLVVLTSSGPLRMGSLAERMGANSSTFSRSIDRMVAGGWVERGPSPDSRREVLIRATESGRALVDEVTARRRHAVSDIIATMSAEDQQSVVSALEIFADAASEPAVEELLILGL, encoded by the coding sequence GTGAACCAAACTCCCCGTCTCCGAGCCCAGACCACAGAAGCGATCCTCACCTCGTCGCGGGCACTCTTGGGCGTCGTCGCCCGGTCGGTGTCACCGGCTCTCGAGTTCGTCACTCTCCCCCAATTTCGGGTGCTCGTGGTGCTGACCAGTTCCGGTCCGCTTCGGATGGGCAGTCTCGCCGAGCGAATGGGGGCGAATTCGTCGACCTTCAGCCGATCGATCGACCGCATGGTCGCCGGCGGTTGGGTCGAACGGGGACCGAGTCCCGACAGCCGTCGCGAAGTGTTGATCCGGGCGACCGAATCAGGGCGGGCCCTCGTGGACGAAGTCACCGCGCGGCGTCGACATGCGGTTTCCGACATCATCGCGACCATGTCTGCGGAAGACCAGCAGTCGGTGGTCTCGGCCCTCGAGATCTTCGCGGATGCCGCGAGCGAACCCGCTGTGGAAGAGCTCCTGATCCTCGGCCTCTAA
- a CDS encoding IS3 family transposase (programmed frameshift), whose amino-acid sequence MPKAFPLEFRRDVVAVARKNEAPIARVAKGFGISESCLQRWLKLADIEEGNRPGVTQADAAELREAKKRIRLLEQENEILRRAAAYLSQSSPPKMMFPLVLELAVDRKIPVAVTCRVLGFSKQAYFVWRRNPVLSRDWDNAHLINAALAIHGDEPGFGYRFIADEIEAESGIPASERRVWRLCSQQRIWSHFSKKRGLNRKAGPPVHDDLVQRDFTAQRANQLWLTDITEHWTDEGKLYLCAIKDLWSNRIIGYSIDSRMTAELAVAAVRNAVALRDVDGTILHSDRGSQFQSRKFVELLRQEGITGSMGRVGACGDNAAMESFFALLQNNVLDKKKWRTRQELRLAMVTWIERTYHRRRRQRGLGRLTPIEFEIINSQAAHAA is encoded by the exons ATGCCGAAAGCATTTCCCTTGGAGTTCCGTCGCGACGTTGTTGCCGTCGCCCGGAAGAACGAGGCTCCGATCGCCCGGGTGGCGAAGGGCTTTGGGATCTCCGAATCGTGTCTGCAACGCTGGTTGAAACTGGCCGATATTGAAGAGGGGAATCGGCCCGGGGTGACGCAGGCTGATGCGGCCGAGTTGCGGGAGGCGAAGAAACGGATCCGGCTGCTGGAGCAAGAGAACGAGATCCTGCGCCGGGCGGCCGCGTATTTGTCGCAGTCGTCGC CTCCCAAAATGATGTTCCCGCTGGTCCTCGAACTGGCCGTCGATCGGAAGATTCCGGTCGCGGTGACCTGCCGGGTGCTGGGCTTCTCGAAGCAGGCATATTTCGTCTGGCGGAGGAACCCGGTGTTGTCACGCGACTGGGATAACGCCCACCTGATCAACGCCGCCCTCGCTATCCATGGCGACGAGCCGGGGTTCGGGTATCGGTTCATCGCGGACGAGATCGAGGCGGAGTCCGGCATTCCGGCGTCGGAGCGGCGTGTGTGGAGGCTGTGTTCACAGCAGAGGATCTGGTCGCATTTCTCGAAGAAACGCGGCCTGAACCGCAAAGCTGGCCCTCCCGTCCATGACGACCTCGTGCAACGCGACTTCACCGCGCAGCGGGCGAACCAGCTGTGGTTGACCGATATCACCGAGCATTGGACCGACGAGGGCAAGCTGTATTTGTGCGCGATCAAGGACCTGTGGTCGAACCGGATCATTGGTTACTCGATCGATTCGCGGATGACGGCGGAGCTCGCGGTAGCGGCGGTGCGCAACGCCGTCGCCCTCCGCGATGTCGACGGAACTATCCTGCATTCGGACCGCGGATCGCAATTCCAGTCCAGGAAATTCGTCGAGTTGCTGCGGCAGGAGGGCATCACCGGTTCGATGGGACGGGTCGGCGCGTGCGGTGACAACGCCGCTATGGAATCGTTCTTCGCGCTGCTGCAGAATAACGTTCTCGACAAGAAGAAGTGGCGGACCCGGCAGGAACTTCGCCTCGCGATGGTGACCTGGATCGAGCGGACCTACCACCGCCGGCGCCGACAGCGAGGACTCGGCAGGCTCACTCCGATCGAGTTCGAGATAATCAATTCACAAGCCGCCCATGCGGCCTGA